The following coding sequences lie in one Methylosinus sp. PW1 genomic window:
- a CDS encoding murein L,D-transpeptidase family protein, translated as MPSKPSRPILLAAALALSLVEIGVFVAFASRGPAGSATTRAAVAERRSNPFGALVQNLRGAIVETARQEEPAPSEEPPPAIAAAPTAPSARPPSFLAALPPLRPAEPEAALALPPVDAPLPPARPRNLAAVEPATAVTPAEATTALPPVAVSPPAPTQALALAATPPANELPPLTRRDDGNFRMGSAVYVRIFKKEGELELWRRQSGHFTLYRTYPICKWSGHLGPKLKSGDYQSPEGFYSVSARQLNPNSHYHRAFDVGFPNAYDKQNGRTGGALMVHGACKSVGCFAMTDRVIEEIYGLVEAALRGGQHEVPVHIFPFRMTDMALAKETQGDWTNLWSAPPEHQQWSGFWQNLKEGYDLFEQTGEPPTAYACGSRYAFGAAGGSCRRIAGW; from the coding sequence ATGCCGTCGAAACCGTCGCGCCCCATCCTCCTCGCCGCCGCGCTGGCTCTGAGCCTCGTCGAGATCGGCGTTTTCGTCGCCTTCGCCTCGCGCGGCCCGGCGGGGTCGGCGACGACGCGCGCGGCCGTCGCGGAAAGACGCTCCAATCCCTTCGGCGCGCTGGTGCAAAATCTGCGCGGCGCCATTGTCGAGACCGCGCGGCAGGAGGAGCCGGCGCCGAGCGAGGAGCCGCCGCCGGCGATCGCCGCTGCGCCGACCGCGCCGAGCGCGCGTCCGCCCTCCTTCCTCGCGGCGCTGCCTCCCCTGCGTCCCGCGGAGCCGGAGGCGGCGCTCGCCCTGCCGCCCGTCGATGCGCCGCTGCCGCCGGCGCGGCCGCGCAATCTCGCCGCCGTCGAGCCCGCGACCGCCGTGACGCCCGCGGAGGCGACCACTGCGCTGCCGCCGGTCGCCGTCTCGCCGCCGGCGCCGACACAGGCGCTCGCCCTCGCCGCCACGCCGCCGGCCAATGAGCTGCCGCCGCTCACCCGCCGCGACGACGGGAACTTCCGCATGGGCTCTGCGGTCTATGTCCGCATCTTCAAGAAGGAAGGCGAGCTCGAGCTCTGGCGCCGGCAGAGCGGCCATTTCACGCTCTACCGGACCTATCCCATCTGCAAATGGTCCGGCCATCTCGGACCCAAGCTGAAATCCGGCGATTATCAATCGCCCGAGGGCTTCTACAGCGTCTCGGCGCGCCAGCTCAATCCGAACTCCCATTATCACCGCGCCTTCGATGTCGGCTTTCCCAACGCCTACGACAAGCAGAACGGCCGCACCGGCGGCGCGCTGATGGTCCATGGCGCCTGCAAATCGGTCGGCTGCTTCGCCATGACCGACAGAGTGATCGAGGAAATCTACGGCCTGGTGGAAGCAGCGCTGCGCGGCGGCCAGCATGAGGTGCCGGTCCACATCTTCCCATTCCGCATGACCGATATGGCCTTGGCCAAGGAGACGCAGGGCGATTGGACCAATCTCTGGTCGGCGCCGCCGGAGCACCAGCAATGGAGCGGCTTCTGGCAGAATTTGAAAGAGGGCTACGACCTCTTCGAGCAGACCGGCGAGCCGCCGACCGCCTATGCCTGCGGATCGCGCTACGCCTTCGGCGCCGCCGGCGGCTCCTGCCGCCGCATCGCCGGCTGGTAA
- a CDS encoding PLP-dependent aminotransferase family protein: MSRPFAYSLSREIDPRRGAPLYLQIVHALIHDVRSGRLAPGAALPSSRELAESLGVNRKTIVLAYDELVAQGWFTTHGTRGTFVSAELPETLPAPRKASADPRTPGFPFRATPDPAFVPAGEGLAIDDGLPDARLFSIDTLLGAYRDAGRRAARCGGLGYGDPRGIGELRRAIAAMLASHRGLIVDAEDVCVTRGSQMGIFLAARILVAPGDVVLVEGLGYSAARAAFAAAGAEVIGVRLDEDGVDVEDVERLCHGRPVRAIYVTPHHQFPTTVPLTPERRLRLLDLSAKYEFAIIEDDYDHEYHFERQPLLPMASYAPGRVIYVGSMSKLLLPGLRIGYVVAPPPVVRSMANAAAGVDRQGNALTELAVAALVDSGELRRHVRKARQIYAQRRDAFGASLARAFGDAIRFRTPAGGLAFWTTFRDEATLDALERDAAANGLRFLPSTCFAAPPQRGRGLRLGFGSLDSGEAERVIGRLRRAAGAQSALPC, encoded by the coding sequence ATGTCGCGACCCTTCGCCTATAGCCTGTCGCGCGAGATCGATCCGCGCCGCGGCGCGCCCCTCTATCTGCAGATCGTCCATGCGCTCATTCACGATGTGAGGAGCGGACGGCTCGCGCCGGGCGCGGCGCTGCCCAGCAGCCGCGAGCTCGCCGAATCGCTCGGCGTCAATCGCAAGACCATCGTGCTCGCCTATGACGAGCTGGTCGCCCAGGGCTGGTTCACCACCCATGGCACGCGCGGCACTTTCGTCTCCGCCGAGCTGCCGGAGACGCTGCCGGCGCCGCGCAAAGCCTCCGCCGATCCGCGCACGCCAGGCTTTCCCTTCCGCGCGACGCCCGACCCCGCCTTTGTGCCGGCCGGCGAGGGGCTGGCCATAGACGACGGGCTTCCCGATGCGCGGCTCTTCTCGATCGACACTCTGCTCGGCGCCTATCGCGACGCCGGACGGCGCGCCGCGCGCTGCGGCGGGCTCGGCTATGGCGATCCGCGCGGAATCGGCGAGCTGCGCCGCGCCATAGCGGCCATGCTGGCCTCGCATCGCGGGCTGATCGTGGACGCGGAGGATGTGTGCGTCACGCGCGGCAGCCAGATGGGCATTTTTCTCGCCGCGCGCATTCTCGTCGCGCCGGGCGACGTCGTGCTGGTGGAAGGCCTCGGCTATTCGGCGGCGCGCGCCGCCTTCGCCGCCGCCGGCGCCGAGGTGATCGGCGTCCGCCTGGACGAGGACGGCGTCGATGTCGAGGATGTCGAGCGCCTCTGCCACGGGCGGCCCGTGCGCGCGATCTATGTGACGCCGCACCATCAGTTTCCGACCACTGTTCCGCTGACGCCGGAACGGCGGCTGCGCCTCTTGGACCTTTCCGCCAAATATGAGTTCGCGATCATCGAGGACGATTACGATCACGAATATCATTTCGAGCGCCAGCCGCTGCTGCCCATGGCGAGCTATGCGCCGGGGCGCGTGATCTATGTCGGGTCCATGTCCAAGCTGCTGCTGCCGGGATTGCGCATCGGCTATGTCGTCGCGCCGCCGCCGGTGGTGCGATCCATGGCCAACGCCGCCGCCGGCGTCGATCGCCAAGGCAATGCGCTGACCGAGCTCGCCGTCGCCGCTCTCGTCGATTCCGGCGAGCTGCGCCGCCATGTGCGCAAGGCGCGCCAAATCTATGCGCAGAGGCGCGACGCTTTCGGCGCGTCGCTCGCCCGCGCCTTCGGCGACGCCATCCGCTTCCGCACGCCTGCGGGCGGCCTCGCCTTTTGGACGACCTTCCGCGACGAGGCGACGCTCGACGCGCTGGAGCGCGACGCCGCCGCCAATGGCCTGCGCTTCTTGCCGTCGACCTGCTTCGCGGCGCCGCCGCAGCGCGGGCGCGGGCTGCGGCTCGGCTTCGGCAGCCTCGACTCCGGCGAGGCGGAGCGCGTCATCGGGCGGCTGCGCCGCGCCGCCGGCGCGCAAAGCGCGCTACCCTGCTGA